The nucleotide sequence GATCGATGATGAGTTCCTGAAACAGGATGTATTGGACGATGTGTTGAAGGTACTCATTGCCGAGGAGCATTTCGTAAAAAAGATTCCTCTTGAGCAGATCAGCCGGAAATTAAATCTGCCTGGCGACCGTCTTGAAAAAGCCCGGACGGAGATGCTTGAAGATATTGAAAGGTCCACTATCGGCGTCTTGCACAATGACGTCGAAAAAGAAACAGAACATTAGTCGCCTATGCTTTCTCCGCTTTTCAAGATAATCGTTTTATTGTTACTTCTGCTCATTCTGCCTCACTCGTCATTTGCAGGCATGATCATCGGCGGCGATAGCGTCTATACAATAAAAAAGGGAGATACGATTGAGCTTGTCGGAGCACGTACAGGTGTGTACTGGTGGAAGATCGCAAAGGATAATAATATCGACACAAAAAAACGCCTCCAGCCAGGCCAGGAACTGAAGATCAATACGCGGAAGATCGTTCCCGTAATGATCGATAGTGGAATTATCATCAATGTCCCGGACAGGACCCTCTATTCTTTTAAAAACAGCCGGCTTGTGCGGTCTTTTTCTGTCGGGATGGGGCTTCCCACGTCAAAAACATCTTCAAGCTGGAAAACGCCAATCGGAAAGTTCAAGGTGATCGCAAAAAAGAAAGACCCGACATGGTATGTTCCCCCTTCGATACAGGAAGAGATGGAACTGGAAGGGAAAGAGGTCATCACCTCAGTACCGCCCGGACCGGACAATCCGCTCGGCAGATACGCAATAAAAACCTCGCTGCCCGGCATCATGATCCATGAAACGAACAAGCCGGCGTCAGTCAACCAGTACAGGAGCCACGGATGCAT is from Nitrospirota bacterium and encodes:
- a CDS encoding L,D-transpeptidase family protein: MLSPLFKIIVLLLLLLILPHSSFAGMIIGGDSVYTIKKGDTIELVGARTGVYWWKIAKDNNIDTKKRLQPGQELKINTRKIVPVMIDSGIIINVPDRTLYSFKNSRLVRSFSVGMGLPTSKTSSSWKTPIGKFKVIAKKKDPTWYVPPSIQEEMELEGKEVITSVPPGPDNPLGRYAIKTSLPGIMIHETNKPASVNQYRSHGCIRVLPENMEKFFEEVEPDAPGELLYMPVKAAVSDKGRVFLEVHKDFYRRIKNLKEEAKTQLEKTGAANKVDWLKVEKVLKERSGIAEDVTL